One genomic window of Halorhabdus sp. CBA1104 includes the following:
- the pfkB gene encoding 1-phosphofructokinase — translation MILTVTPNPAVDQTIVIDEALEANTVQRSSDAQFDSGGNGINVSQFLRALDSETVATGIVGGFTGYFIEQDLETYDVPTDFVDVEDPTRMNTTVLPPENEYKLNQSGPEVPEAKVDELIETLKEHDPSLINVGGSLPPGMDAEDVDRLAEAGDWETALDIHGELMPELEHTYEYCKPNREELANATGIEIETIDDCAEAAQELQSWGYERVLASMGAEGAVLVTPEETLYAPSLDVDVVDTVGAGDSMFAGALWAYEQGWDDEDALRSGVATSAHLVQVKGPSIRELDPEALMDDVRVWSMRG, via the coding sequence ATGATACTGACAGTTACACCGAATCCGGCGGTCGACCAGACGATCGTTATCGACGAAGCACTCGAAGCGAACACGGTACAACGCTCGAGTGATGCCCAGTTCGACTCGGGGGGCAACGGCATCAACGTTTCACAGTTCCTCCGGGCACTGGACTCCGAGACGGTCGCGACGGGTATCGTCGGTGGATTCACCGGTTATTTCATCGAACAGGACCTCGAGACCTACGACGTCCCGACGGACTTCGTCGACGTCGAGGATCCGACCCGGATGAACACGACGGTTCTCCCGCCCGAGAACGAGTACAAGCTCAACCAGTCCGGGCCGGAAGTCCCAGAAGCGAAAGTCGACGAGTTGATCGAAACACTCAAAGAACACGATCCGTCGCTGATCAACGTCGGTGGGAGTCTGCCGCCAGGCATGGATGCCGAAGACGTCGATCGACTCGCCGAAGCCGGCGACTGGGAGACGGCCTTAGACATCCACGGCGAGTTGATGCCCGAGCTGGAACACACCTACGAATACTGTAAGCCAAACCGGGAGGAGCTGGCAAACGCGACCGGCATCGAGATCGAGACGATCGACGACTGTGCGGAAGCCGCCCAGGAACTCCAGTCGTGGGGCTACGAGCGCGTGCTCGCATCGATGGGGGCCGAAGGGGCCGTCCTCGTCACGCCCGAGGAGACGCTGTATGCGCCCTCCTTAGACGTCGATGTCGTCGATACGGTCGGAGCTGGGGACTCGATGTTCGCCGGTGCGCTGTGGGCCTACGAACAGGGCTGGGACGACGAAGATGCCCTGCGTTCGGGCGTCGCAACCTCCGCCCACCTCGTGCAAGTCAAGGGGCCGAGTATCCGGGAACTCGATCCGGAAGCACTGATGGACGACGTTCGCGTGTGGTCGATGCGCGGGTAA
- a CDS encoding DUF5799 family protein translates to MSENAWVDQIAAERMQTDQEFTEEVATSPLSSQQWGLVMTAVEFQIDGAAQPETAQLVADTGKLSSVMPELRRMEDRGGGGISADNAGTAASSGGLLDGIKGALGLGGGQSDALQAAAEELVGKYTDRLQSRLDERGRWAEVCEQAQES, encoded by the coding sequence ATGAGCGAGAACGCTTGGGTCGACCAGATTGCCGCCGAACGGATGCAAACCGACCAGGAATTCACGGAAGAAGTGGCAACATCGCCGCTGTCCAGCCAGCAGTGGGGCCTCGTCATGACTGCTGTCGAGTTTCAGATCGATGGGGCGGCACAACCAGAGACAGCCCAACTCGTTGCCGACACGGGGAAACTTTCGAGCGTAATGCCGGAACTCCGGCGAATGGAAGATCGTGGGGGCGGCGGGATTTCGGCCGACAACGCTGGCACAGCGGCCAGTAGCGGCGGGCTGCTCGACGGTATCAAAGGTGCTCTCGGGCTCGGAGGCGGCCAATCCGACGCACTTCAGGCGGCAGCCGAGGAGTTGGTCGGAAAGTACACCGACCGGTTACAGTCACGTCTCGATGAGCGCGGTCGATGGGCAGAGGTCTGTGAGCAGGCCCAAGAATCTTAA
- a CDS encoding MFS transporter, translating into MTTKSIRRRLRDRISLSPSAGAALWVIVASGTLTVMAGAILGPVVNQIQSGLGVSQSLAGLIITTHGLFIVLTSPIAGVLIDRYGPRKPYILGLIVYAVAGGAGLVVTSFPVLLVTRAALGVAVAFVYTGVTVLIYNLYEGRRKDRAMGLRASANSVGASVWPLVGGILGTLSWQVPFGVYLIGLPLGVLAFLFVPEPAMASTSSETDESSSSLGALVDVITGTPLLVFVYLLYFLANVLLYSIIVFYPGVLATFGIESSFQISLYLSAMGVAGGVSAALYDRVRQRFSYGQLARIALVLWTIGFAIVPIAESPLVAILPVVLFGLGQGLVFPTAMLWVEELVPPDRKGQFSSYIAMFGYVGQFLSPVLFGPVAAGFGVAAVFGVAAGVVATLLVGTTVWYLA; encoded by the coding sequence GTGACCACGAAATCCATACGGCGTCGTCTCCGGGACCGCATCTCGCTGTCGCCCTCGGCAGGCGCTGCGCTCTGGGTGATCGTCGCCTCGGGGACGCTGACGGTGATGGCGGGGGCGATCCTCGGCCCGGTGGTCAACCAAATCCAGTCCGGGCTTGGCGTCAGTCAGTCCCTGGCCGGGCTCATCATCACGACCCACGGGCTGTTTATCGTCCTCACGAGTCCGATCGCCGGCGTCCTCATCGATCGATACGGTCCGCGAAAACCGTACATCCTCGGGCTGATCGTCTACGCCGTCGCCGGCGGTGCCGGACTCGTCGTCACATCGTTCCCTGTCTTGCTCGTCACGCGGGCAGCCTTGGGCGTCGCCGTCGCCTTCGTCTACACGGGCGTGACCGTTCTCATCTACAATCTCTACGAGGGGAGACGGAAAGACCGCGCGATGGGGCTTCGCGCGAGTGCCAACAGCGTCGGCGCGTCGGTCTGGCCGCTCGTCGGCGGGATCCTCGGGACGCTCTCCTGGCAAGTACCCTTCGGCGTCTATCTCATCGGCCTGCCACTCGGCGTGTTAGCGTTCCTCTTCGTCCCCGAGCCGGCGATGGCGTCGACCAGTTCGGAAACGGACGAGTCAAGCAGTAGTCTCGGAGCGCTCGTGGACGTGATCACGGGGACGCCGCTGCTCGTTTTCGTGTACCTGCTGTACTTCCTGGCGAACGTCCTGCTGTATTCGATCATCGTGTTCTATCCGGGCGTCCTGGCGACCTTCGGCATCGAGTCGTCCTTCCAGATCAGCCTGTATCTCTCGGCGATGGGCGTCGCCGGCGGCGTCAGTGCCGCGCTGTACGATCGGGTCCGGCAACGGTTCTCATACGGGCAATTGGCGCGAATCGCGCTGGTCCTCTGGACGATCGGCTTTGCGATCGTGCCGATCGCGGAATCACCACTCGTCGCTATTCTCCCGGTCGTCCTGTTCGGACTCGGCCAGGGACTGGTCTTTCCGACGGCGATGCTCTGGGTTGAAGAACTGGTCCCACCCGACCGGAAGGGGCAGTTCAGCTCCTACATCGCCATGTTCGGCTACGTGGGACAGTTCCTCTCGCCGGTACTGTTCGGTCCCGTCGCCGCCGGTTTTGGAGTCGCTGCGGTCTTCGGCGTGGCTGCCGGCGTGGTCGCCACGCTTCTTGTCGGAACGACCGTCTGGTATCTAGCCTGA
- the purB gene encoding adenylosuccinate lyase, with product MTDRDPLSAVSPLDGRYARYTEPLVPYASESALIRARVRVEVEYLIALADLDATPLEIDADQREALRAIYEDFNDEDAAFVKQIETAGTETYDATNHDVKAVEYFLRERQPAGLEADQWLHFGLTSEDVNNLAHRLLLKPAVEAVLLPALRDVRDALVELAQEYRETPMLARTHGQPATPTTFGKEMAVYASRLGRAIGRIEASDDLAGKLAGASGTYAAHHVAYPDVDWPSFAESFVKSLGLEHEPLTTQVNPCDDLAALFDALQGANRVLLDLDLDAWLYVSDRYLGQQSADGETGSSTMPHKVNPIDFENSEGNLSKANSDLDFLAGYVTNSRLQRDLSDSTVKRNMGVALAHCLIGYRKLESGLGKVVPNEQVMRDELEATPAVIGEAVQTILRREGHGDAYEQVKALTRGEDVTLADFRALFAELDIDPAVAEELAALTPAAYTGLGAELADET from the coding sequence ATGACCGACCGCGACCCCCTCTCGGCCGTCTCGCCACTCGATGGCCGGTATGCACGCTACACGGAACCGTTGGTTCCCTACGCCAGCGAGTCCGCGCTCATCCGCGCTCGCGTCCGCGTCGAAGTCGAGTACCTGATCGCCCTCGCGGACCTGGACGCAACGCCACTCGAAATCGACGCCGACCAGCGCGAGGCGCTCCGGGCCATCTACGAGGATTTCAACGATGAGGATGCAGCGTTCGTCAAACAGATCGAGACGGCGGGCACCGAAACCTACGACGCCACCAATCACGACGTCAAGGCCGTCGAGTACTTCCTTCGAGAACGCCAGCCGGCGGGCCTCGAGGCCGATCAGTGGCTGCATTTCGGTCTCACCAGCGAGGACGTGAACAATCTCGCCCACCGATTGCTCCTCAAACCGGCCGTCGAGGCGGTCCTCTTGCCCGCATTGCGGGACGTCCGGGACGCACTGGTCGAGCTCGCACAGGAGTACCGCGAGACGCCAATGCTGGCTCGCACGCACGGCCAACCGGCCACGCCGACCACCTTTGGCAAGGAGATGGCCGTCTACGCGTCTCGATTGGGGCGTGCGATCGGCCGGATCGAAGCCAGTGACGACCTCGCGGGCAAACTCGCCGGCGCGTCCGGCACGTACGCAGCCCACCACGTTGCCTACCCCGATGTCGATTGGCCGAGCTTCGCCGAGTCGTTCGTCAAGTCGCTGGGCCTCGAACACGAACCCCTCACGACGCAGGTTAACCCGTGTGACGACCTCGCGGCGCTGTTCGACGCCCTACAGGGAGCCAATCGTGTCCTGCTCGACCTCGACTTGGATGCCTGGCTGTACGTCTCCGATCGCTACCTTGGCCAGCAATCGGCCGATGGCGAGACGGGCTCTTCGACGATGCCCCACAAAGTCAACCCGATCGACTTCGAGAACAGCGAGGGCAACCTCTCGAAGGCCAACAGCGACCTCGACTTCCTGGCCGGCTACGTCACCAACTCCCGGCTCCAGCGGGACCTCTCGGACTCGACGGTCAAGCGGAACATGGGCGTCGCCCTGGCCCACTGCCTGATCGGCTATCGCAAACTCGAAAGCGGCCTGGGCAAGGTCGTTCCCAACGAGCAGGTGATGCGAGACGAACTCGAGGCAACGCCGGCAGTCATCGGCGAGGCCGTCCAGACGATCCTCCGTCGGGAGGGCCACGGTGACGCCTACGAACAGGTCAAGGCGCTCACTCGCGGCGAGGACGTCACGCTCGCGGACTTCCGGGCGTTGTTCGCGGAGTTGGATATCGATCCCGCTGTCGCAGAAGAACTGGCCGCGCTGACGCCGGCCGCCTACACGGGGCTGGGTGCGGAGTTGGCCGACGAAACCTGA
- a CDS encoding MarR family winged helix-turn-helix transcriptional regulator, translated as MSDREFIAWHVSLAGRALSRTIEDELSAYDLGRGEYRVLFALTEREGVTQTDLVEKHHLEKSSIARVVAQLESKGYVETRPDPEDRRRKRLYLTEAGRDLREEVTAVKDRVDSQLTDGLSPTEETRLVEYLRTVCRNLDVALPEDES; from the coding sequence ATGTCCGATCGTGAGTTCATCGCCTGGCACGTGTCCCTGGCGGGGCGAGCCCTCAGCCGGACGATCGAAGACGAACTGTCGGCATACGATCTGGGCCGCGGCGAGTACCGCGTCCTGTTCGCGCTCACCGAGCGCGAGGGAGTTACGCAGACAGATCTCGTCGAGAAACACCATCTGGAGAAGAGTTCGATCGCCCGGGTCGTCGCCCAACTCGAGTCGAAGGGCTACGTCGAGACACGGCCGGACCCCGAGGATCGTCGCCGAAAGCGACTCTACCTGACAGAAGCCGGCCGTGATCTTCGCGAGGAGGTCACGGCGGTGAAGGATCGCGTCGACTCACAGCTAACCGACGGGCTGTCGCCGACTGAAGAAACCAGGCTCGTCGAGTACCTGCGGACGGTGTGTCGGAATCTGGACGTAGCGTTGCCGGAGGATGAATCGTGA
- a CDS encoding cold-shock protein, with product MADGKVDFFHDTGGYGFITTEDAEDDVFFHMEDVGGPDLEEGQSIEFDIEQAPKGPRATNVVRA from the coding sequence ATGGCAGACGGAAAGGTGGATTTCTTCCACGACACTGGCGGTTACGGTTTCATTACGACTGAGGACGCCGAGGATGACGTTTTCTTCCACATGGAGGACGTTGGCGGCCCGGACCTCGAAGAAGGACAATCGATTGAGTTCGATATCGAACAGGCCCCCAAAGGGCCCCGCGCGACGAACGTCGTCCGCGCATAA
- a CDS encoding isocitrate/isopropylmalate dehydrogenase family protein, which produces MTKEIAAIPGDGIGQEVLPAALDVLKALDRDFEFVEGRAGNAVYEREGTPLPEETRELAREADATLFGAAGELAADIILPLREDVGSFANVRPARAYPGVDAVKPETDLVFIRENTQGVYAGIESDLTDDVATLTRLITEDASEKIAEYGFEYADEHDADHVTLAHKANVMRKTDGLFVDTATEVAEEMDAEYDEALIDALAMHLVMHPEDYDVIITPNLAGDVLSDLAAGLVGGLGMLPSANIGEDNALFEPVHGSAPDIAGEGVANPSAMILSAAMMLEYFEYDADAARVRQAVLETLEGGPRTADLGGEASTTEFTEAVLDRL; this is translated from the coding sequence ATGACGAAAGAGATCGCTGCCATCCCTGGCGACGGCATCGGACAGGAAGTGCTGCCGGCCGCATTGGACGTTCTGAAGGCGCTCGATCGAGACTTCGAGTTCGTGGAAGGTCGGGCCGGCAACGCAGTCTACGAACGAGAGGGGACGCCCCTGCCCGAGGAGACACGCGAACTGGCCCGCGAGGCCGACGCGACACTGTTCGGCGCGGCGGGCGAACTCGCTGCCGACATCATCCTCCCCTTGCGCGAGGATGTCGGCTCGTTCGCGAACGTTCGTCCCGCCCGGGCCTACCCTGGCGTCGACGCCGTCAAGCCCGAAACCGACCTCGTGTTCATCCGGGAAAACACTCAGGGTGTCTACGCCGGTATCGAATCGGATCTCACCGACGACGTGGCGACGCTGACCCGCCTCATCACGGAAGACGCCTCGGAAAAGATCGCCGAGTACGGCTTCGAGTATGCCGACGAACACGATGCCGATCACGTGACGCTCGCCCACAAAGCAAACGTCATGCGCAAGACCGACGGGCTGTTCGTCGACACTGCCACAGAGGTTGCCGAGGAGATGGACGCCGAGTACGACGAGGCACTCATCGACGCCCTGGCGATGCACTTGGTGATGCACCCCGAGGACTACGACGTGATCATCACGCCGAACCTCGCCGGCGACGTGCTCTCGGATCTCGCTGCCGGCCTCGTCGGTGGGCTTGGCATGCTCCCAAGCGCCAACATTGGCGAGGACAACGCGCTGTTCGAACCGGTCCACGGCTCGGCACCGGACATCGCTGGCGAGGGCGTCGCCAACCCCAGCGCGATGATCCTCTCTGCGGCAATGATGCTGGAGTACTTCGAGTACGACGCCGACGCGGCTCGGGTCCGACAGGCAGTGCTGGAGACGCTCGAAGGCGGGCCACGAACCGCTGATCTCGGCGGGGAGGCCTCGACGACGGAATTCACCGAGGCTGTACTCGATCGGCTGTAA
- a CDS encoding alpha/beta hydrolase: protein MTGPHQGQPLETAGTSIDAAAAAVVLVHGRGATAGSILQMTTELPTDGVAYLAPQAARSTWYPNPFTAPVDTNEPGRTSGLQAIRAAIDRAANAEIPRSAIALVGFSQGACLASEFVAREPRRYGGLAALSGGLIGETIEPESYEGDLDGTPVFLGCSDVDPHIPAERVHETATVFERLDGDVTKRLYEGMGHGINEDERAFVADMIAELSAGNERET, encoded by the coding sequence GTGACCGGTCCACACCAGGGACAGCCACTCGAAACCGCCGGGACGTCTATCGATGCGGCGGCTGCCGCGGTCGTCCTCGTCCACGGCCGGGGCGCGACAGCGGGGAGCATCTTGCAAATGACCACCGAGTTGCCGACCGACGGTGTGGCGTATCTCGCCCCACAAGCGGCCCGAAGCACCTGGTATCCCAACCCGTTCACCGCGCCGGTCGATACTAACGAGCCGGGACGGACCTCGGGCCTGCAAGCGATCCGAGCAGCGATCGACAGGGCTGCAAACGCGGAGATCCCACGGAGCGCGATCGCTCTCGTGGGCTTCTCACAGGGCGCGTGTCTCGCCAGTGAATTCGTCGCACGCGAACCACGACGGTACGGGGGCCTCGCGGCACTCAGCGGCGGGCTCATCGGCGAAACCATCGAGCCCGAAAGCTACGAGGGCGATCTAGATGGGACGCCGGTCTTTCTGGGCTGTAGTGACGTCGATCCACACATCCCCGCCGAGCGCGTCCACGAGACGGCGACGGTCTTTGAACGACTGGATGGTGACGTGACCAAGCGGCTCTACGAGGGCATGGGCCACGGAATCAACGAAGACGAACGGGCGTTCGTCGCCGACATGATTGCCGAACTATCCGCAGGCAACGAACGGGAAACGTAA
- the fba gene encoding class II fructose-bisphosphate aldolase, with the protein MAFYGGDELADVYDEALDGGFGLVASNVAEPNTMMGLMEGAEQADSDLLIQMSAGACRFAGNGDAEAGLRAMGNYIDVIAQQYDVGVFLNMDHQTDMDFIDMQVETAIPSSIMIDASHEDFEENIARSKAVVEKTEQADEEILVEAELGQIKGVEDEIVAEEAFYTDPEQAVEFVDRTGTDLLAISVGTQHGVAKGKDLDLKPDLATEIHETLADHGLETPLVLHGSSGLQPDQLSDFMNRGICKVNKDTRYQYEYTRTLFDLYREEANDIVPPEGVEDQRDSFFNDVEWSPNKDRFDPRVGGRDVRERIAEVYAGLADVAGSAGQSLYK; encoded by the coding sequence ATGGCGTTTTACGGCGGAGACGAACTCGCGGACGTGTACGACGAGGCCCTAGACGGAGGGTTCGGACTCGTCGCAAGTAACGTCGCGGAACCGAACACGATGATGGGACTCATGGAGGGGGCCGAACAGGCCGACTCCGACCTCCTCATCCAGATGAGCGCCGGCGCGTGCCGGTTTGCCGGCAACGGCGACGCCGAGGCGGGGCTACGCGCGATGGGGAACTACATCGACGTCATCGCCCAACAGTACGACGTCGGCGTGTTCCTCAACATGGACCACCAGACGGATATGGACTTCATCGACATGCAAGTCGAGACGGCCATTCCGTCCTCGATCATGATCGACGCTTCCCACGAGGACTTCGAGGAGAACATCGCCCGCTCGAAAGCAGTCGTCGAAAAGACCGAGCAGGCCGACGAAGAGATCCTCGTCGAGGCCGAACTCGGCCAGATCAAAGGCGTCGAAGACGAGATCGTCGCCGAGGAAGCCTTCTATACCGATCCCGAGCAGGCCGTCGAGTTCGTCGACCGGACCGGCACGGACCTGCTGGCGATCTCCGTGGGCACCCAGCACGGCGTCGCCAAGGGCAAAGACCTCGATCTCAAGCCCGACCTCGCGACCGAGATCCACGAGACACTCGCCGATCACGGTCTTGAGACGCCGCTGGTCCTGCACGGTTCCTCGGGTCTCCAGCCCGACCAGCTGTCGGACTTCATGAACCGTGGCATCTGTAAGGTGAACAAGGACACACGCTACCAGTACGAGTACACGCGAACGCTGTTCGACCTCTACCGGGAGGAAGCGAACGATATTGTCCCGCCGGAGGGCGTCGAAGACCAGCGCGATTCGTTCTTCAACGACGTCGAGTGGTCGCCGAACAAGGACCGCTTCGACCCGCGCGTCGGCGGTCGTGACGTCCGCGAGCGCATCGCCGAGGTCTACGCCGGCCTGGCTGACGTCGCCGGCAGTGCCGGACAGAGCCTTTATAAGTAA
- a CDS encoding NAD(P)-dependent oxidoreductase: MTQTVGVIGLGAMGAPMAQNVSDAGYPLCVYNRTRERTEPFADAGHDVADSPAEVAQRADVVIVMVTDDEALEAVLEGEDGVLDGLTDGTIVLQMSTVTPAATAAAAEAVHNVGGRYVDAPVSGTVGPAKKGTLTVLAAGPDTLIAEVEGILSAIGEPVVDCGAVGDGTRMKLFVNLLLGDMMSAFAEALAFGTAQGLAYDDMLTVVEAGAVDSPLFSIKGENIAADDFEPRFPIDLQFKDLRYAVDEANESGVPLPQTAAARETFSAASGMGHGGQDMAAVVKFFEQVAGVSIGDRDQ; the protein is encoded by the coding sequence ATGACCCAAACAGTCGGAGTCATCGGTCTCGGTGCGATGGGCGCGCCGATGGCCCAGAACGTTAGCGACGCTGGCTATCCGCTGTGCGTGTACAATCGGACGCGCGAGCGGACCGAACCGTTCGCCGATGCCGGCCACGACGTGGCTGATTCCCCCGCCGAAGTCGCCCAACGAGCCGACGTCGTGATCGTGATGGTTACTGACGACGAGGCCTTAGAGGCCGTTCTGGAGGGAGAAGACGGCGTTCTCGACGGCTTAACAGATGGAACGATCGTCCTCCAGATGAGTACCGTTACCCCGGCAGCGACTGCAGCCGCGGCCGAAGCTGTCCACAACGTCGGCGGCCGCTACGTCGACGCACCGGTTTCGGGGACGGTCGGCCCGGCCAAAAAAGGGACGCTTACCGTCCTCGCTGCCGGTCCTGATACCCTCATCGCGGAGGTCGAGGGTATTCTCTCAGCTATCGGCGAGCCTGTCGTCGACTGTGGCGCGGTCGGAGACGGAACCCGTATGAAACTGTTCGTCAATCTCCTGCTCGGGGACATGATGAGTGCGTTCGCGGAAGCCCTGGCCTTTGGGACTGCCCAGGGACTCGCCTACGACGACATGCTGACCGTCGTCGAAGCAGGAGCCGTCGATTCGCCGCTGTTCTCGATCAAGGGTGAAAACATCGCTGCGGACGATTTCGAGCCCCGGTTCCCGATCGACCTCCAGTTCAAAGATCTCCGATACGCCGTCGATGAAGCCAACGAGAGTGGTGTTCCCCTGCCACAGACCGCTGCCGCCCGCGAAACGTTCAGCGCCGCGAGCGGGATGGGCCACGGCGGCCAAGACATGGCTGCGGTCGTGAAGTTCTTCGAGCAGGTGGCCGGGGTGTCGATCGGCGATCGCGACCAATAA
- a CDS encoding C2H2-type zinc finger protein, which translates to MSTTNIDEIAFDVPEDAEAHRCPECGRPFVREELLALHRGYEHPDALEETATAAFEEAYESENDQLAVFRLEALLALIVLYFLLLMTYALV; encoded by the coding sequence GACGAGATAGCGTTCGACGTGCCCGAAGACGCTGAGGCCCACCGGTGTCCAGAGTGTGGCCGCCCGTTCGTCCGCGAGGAGTTGTTGGCCCTCCATCGCGGCTACGAGCATCCAGACGCTCTGGAAGAAACAGCAACAGCGGCCTTCGAGGAAGCCTACGAATCCGAGAACGACCAGCTTGCGGTCTTCCGTCTCGAGGCCTTGCTCGCGCTGATCGTCCTCTACTTCCTGTTGTTGATGACCTACGCGCTGGTTTGA
- a CDS encoding metallophosphoesterase yields the protein MADAEPVYYAISDLHIGGDEQLEHVEFLDELLAFLERLEETDENAELLINGDAFGLWEFTTIEGIEKFDALVERYPELFEQLRATGENIQITLLPGNHDHELAAYDAYVERFAAYNVDLAQDQSLTRSIDDRLLYFEHGNQRDPNNRFEDFGNPHEKPLGYYYNTLVTSRAGQVSDRGRGNWLKDIQAVTPTERVPVWFLSKYFYNEMHPLLRYAAVPFLLLFNLSALVAIAAGLDLVGVWSLPTQTIEGTFGRLGSAGTLALAVLAINVAIVGVLVLVWIPSRFILQDFKRTIDRFGLVETEFTVDPSEPYVDAATDLFEANPEIAVFCYGHTHRPSVETVDGRAIVNTGSWLKRFHRRPVIAGLLPPVFHPSFRLSIARFASTEEGIAVEYETMEKPDPAKADLTLTERLLTVGREPDPDIPDRVVVGESSTDNGPANDT from the coding sequence ATGGCCGACGCCGAACCGGTCTACTATGCGATCAGCGACCTCCATATCGGTGGCGACGAACAGTTAGAACACGTCGAGTTTCTCGACGAGCTGCTCGCCTTCCTCGAACGCTTAGAAGAGACCGACGAGAACGCCGAATTACTCATCAACGGGGACGCCTTCGGGCTCTGGGAGTTCACCACGATCGAGGGTATCGAGAAGTTCGACGCCCTGGTCGAGCGGTATCCGGAGCTGTTCGAACAACTGCGCGCGACGGGCGAAAACATTCAAATCACGCTCCTGCCGGGCAACCACGATCACGAACTCGCCGCTTACGACGCCTACGTCGAGCGATTTGCCGCCTACAACGTCGATCTCGCCCAGGACCAGTCCCTCACGCGCTCGATCGATGACCGCCTGCTATACTTCGAACACGGCAACCAACGCGACCCGAACAACCGATTCGAAGACTTTGGCAATCCCCACGAGAAGCCCTTAGGCTACTATTACAACACGCTGGTGACAAGTCGTGCCGGGCAGGTGTCCGACCGCGGACGAGGCAACTGGCTGAAAGATATCCAGGCAGTGACCCCGACCGAGCGCGTCCCGGTCTGGTTCCTCTCGAAGTACTTCTACAACGAGATGCATCCCCTCCTCCGGTACGCTGCTGTCCCCTTTCTCTTGTTGTTCAACTTGAGCGCGCTGGTCGCGATCGCCGCCGGCCTCGATCTGGTCGGCGTCTGGTCGCTACCGACCCAGACGATCGAGGGTACCTTCGGCCGCTTGGGGTCGGCCGGAACGCTCGCACTCGCCGTGCTGGCCATCAACGTGGCTATCGTGGGCGTGTTGGTTCTCGTTTGGATTCCCTCGCGGTTCATCCTTCAGGACTTCAAGCGGACGATCGACCGGTTTGGCCTCGTCGAGACGGAGTTCACCGTCGACCCGAGCGAGCCCTACGTCGACGCGGCGACTGACCTCTTCGAGGCAAACCCGGAGATCGCGGTCTTCTGCTACGGGCACACCCATCGACCCTCGGTCGAGACGGTCGACGGCCGGGCGATCGTCAACACTGGTTCGTGGCTCAAACGCTTCCATCGCCGTCCCGTCATTGCGGGGCTGCTCCCGCCGGTGTTTCACCCGTCGTTCCGGTTGAGTATCGCTCGCTTCGCTTCGACCGAGGAGGGGATAGCTGTCGAGTACGAGACGATGGAGAAACCAGACCCCGCAAAGGCAGATCTGACCCTCACCGAGCGATTGCTGACCGTCGGCCGCGAGCCCGATCCCGACATCCCTGATCGAGTCGTTGTCGGTGAGTCCTCGACGGACAACGGGCCAGCGAACGACACTTGA